A portion of the Chitinophagales bacterium genome contains these proteins:
- the xerD gene encoding site-specific tyrosine recombinase XerD: protein MNWNYLLKEYRNFLKLEKNASAHTLDAYLNDIGKLQSYSELQNPAIAPLTIERRHIENFLAYLYENFSIQESSQARILSGIKSFFNFLIYQNYIQQNPAELIDAPKLIRKLPDTLSFQEIEAMINSIDVSTEQGTRDRAILEVLYSCGLRITELLNLKLSEIQLEIEIIKVIGKGNKERIVPIGSDAIKYLRLYLNHYRSKKKVDEKFQDFVFLNLKGTPLSRISVFNMIKKQVSLIGLRKSISPHTFRHSFATHLVEGGADLRAVQEMLGHVSITTTEIYTHLDNQFLRKTIEQFHPLYKNSNV from the coding sequence ATGAATTGGAATTATTTACTCAAGGAGTATAGAAATTTTTTAAAATTAGAGAAGAATGCTTCTGCGCATACCTTAGACGCCTACCTCAATGATATTGGTAAACTTCAGTCTTACTCTGAATTACAAAATCCGGCTATAGCTCCCTTGACTATCGAACGAAGACATATTGAGAATTTTTTGGCTTATCTATACGAAAACTTTTCAATCCAAGAGTCATCACAGGCACGCATACTTTCAGGTATTAAATCCTTCTTTAATTTTTTAATTTACCAGAATTATATTCAGCAAAATCCAGCCGAACTGATAGATGCACCAAAACTGATTCGCAAATTACCCGATACATTAAGCTTTCAAGAGATAGAAGCTATGATAAATTCTATCGATGTCAGCACAGAACAAGGCACGAGAGATAGAGCTATACTAGAGGTTTTATATAGCTGCGGATTGCGAATTACGGAACTGTTGAATTTAAAGTTATCTGAGATACAGCTGGAGATAGAAATCATTAAAGTCATTGGCAAGGGAAATAAAGAACGCATCGTGCCAATAGGTTCAGACGCTATTAAGTATCTTCGTTTATATTTAAATCATTATCGTAGTAAGAAGAAAGTAGATGAGAAATTTCAAGATTTTGTATTTCTAAATTTAAAAGGTACGCCTTTATCCAGAATATCGGTATTTAATATGATTAAGAAGCAGGTGAGTTTGATTGGCTTGCGCAAATCTATTTCTCCGCATACCTTTCGACATTCATTCGCTACACATTTGGTAGAAGGCGGTGCGGATTTGCGAGCGGTACAGGAGATGTTAGGACATGTTTCTATCACGACTACCGAGATTTATACTCATCTAGACAATCAATTTCTACGAAAAACTATCGAACAATTTCATCCTTTATATAAGAACAGCAATGTCTAA
- a CDS encoding Smr/MutS family protein, protein MSNINYLKQTEKLLEFDLVVNEVVSCFQSDYGRDYYQTNILNKQLSRNDIESSYQFTAEFQFVRNHYPDFIIQHIYNFSNHFEKFHIENYFIPREDVHRLRLMISNFHTTKVFFKEQQHKSELENLSRMNDVLFYDTALLREIDRILDEDGEVKSSASKELAVIRERKKSIFSEIDKAFSRALVHYRQNGILHEVEESLRQGRRVLAVVSSYKRSLQGMVVDESETGNVVYIEPAETIFLNNEASELDREEDREVRKILIQLTAFLAKYKNLLYQYQEYLAKMDSIQAMQRFMNRIDGSLPKLGQKFNLKNACHPLLKLKAKKGNKLVVPFNITFESHHYMLVISGPNAGGKTVTLKTLGLLALMAQKAIPIPADGDAIIPLYDTIVGDLGDLQSIEDELSTYSSKLKLWNEMMKQANQNSLLLFDELGDGTDPSFGAAMAQSVLEHILVKKSTIIATTHYSDLKKFSESRKDSLSANMLFDEAKLEPLFKLSVGFPGSSYTFHIARKMGLKTEIIQRAEELSETEKVKYDRQLFRLEKKEKDLHHKKKELEQSENELKKQMKDWNRLHLDMDLMRKKMRYEKTMLLQEQIAEKERELKQFKDELKAKNKLEEIAAEQQRIEAEKKEAEQTSKDLYKQIHKVDPNQKLAIGDRVQFIQTNAIGIIEKMNKNKVTVIFDNMKSTISATELILLPPEETSKKSSTKKIIALDRSSSRELDVRGKFAYEAIAELDDFINRALLNNFHEIKIIHGKGKLRTDILKQLRQYKSITKCQSALPEHGGEGVTYVYF, encoded by the coding sequence ATGTCTAATATCAATTATCTCAAGCAAACTGAAAAGCTCTTAGAATTTGACTTAGTAGTCAACGAGGTAGTTTCTTGCTTTCAGTCTGATTATGGTAGAGATTATTATCAAACCAATATTTTAAATAAGCAGTTATCAAGAAATGACATTGAGTCTAGTTATCAATTCACAGCAGAATTTCAATTTGTAAGGAATCATTACCCGGATTTCATTATTCAGCATATATATAATTTCTCGAATCATTTTGAAAAATTTCATATCGAGAACTATTTTATACCTCGTGAAGACGTCCATAGGCTGCGATTAATGATATCTAATTTCCATACCACTAAGGTTTTCTTTAAAGAACAACAGCATAAATCAGAATTAGAAAATCTCAGTCGCATGAATGATGTATTATTTTATGATACGGCATTGCTTCGTGAGATAGATCGCATACTGGATGAGGATGGCGAAGTCAAATCTTCAGCAAGCAAAGAATTAGCTGTAATTCGAGAACGCAAAAAATCTATTTTCTCCGAAATCGACAAAGCCTTTTCGCGTGCTCTCGTCCATTATCGACAAAATGGAATATTGCATGAAGTAGAAGAATCACTTAGACAAGGAAGACGTGTATTAGCTGTGGTCTCTTCTTACAAGCGATCGTTGCAGGGTATGGTCGTCGATGAATCTGAAACAGGAAATGTCGTCTATATCGAACCGGCAGAAACTATATTTCTCAATAATGAAGCGTCGGAATTGGATAGGGAAGAAGATAGAGAAGTACGCAAAATCCTAATTCAGTTGACTGCTTTCTTGGCTAAGTATAAAAACTTACTATATCAATATCAGGAGTATTTGGCGAAGATGGACTCCATTCAAGCTATGCAGCGTTTTATGAATCGAATTGATGGCAGTCTTCCAAAGTTAGGACAAAAATTTAATCTCAAGAATGCCTGTCATCCCTTACTCAAACTCAAAGCAAAGAAAGGTAACAAGCTAGTAGTTCCATTTAATATTACCTTTGAATCGCACCATTATATGCTTGTCATTAGTGGACCTAATGCAGGAGGCAAGACGGTCACACTCAAAACACTCGGATTGCTGGCGCTTATGGCTCAGAAAGCCATACCTATACCTGCTGATGGCGATGCTATTATACCGCTTTATGATACGATTGTCGGTGATCTCGGTGATTTACAATCAATCGAGGATGAATTGAGTACTTATTCTTCCAAGCTTAAACTCTGGAATGAAATGATGAAGCAAGCTAATCAGAATAGCCTTCTACTCTTCGATGAATTGGGCGATGGCACCGACCCTAGTTTTGGCGCAGCTATGGCACAGTCTGTTTTAGAGCATATCCTAGTGAAAAAGTCAACGATAATAGCTACTACGCATTATAGCGATTTAAAGAAATTTTCAGAGTCACGCAAAGATAGCCTCAGTGCTAATATGCTTTTTGATGAAGCCAAATTAGAACCTTTGTTTAAACTCTCTGTAGGCTTTCCTGGCAGCTCTTATACCTTTCATATCGCACGTAAAATGGGCTTGAAAACCGAAATCATCCAACGAGCAGAAGAACTGAGCGAAACGGAGAAAGTGAAGTACGATAGACAGTTATTCCGATTGGAGAAGAAAGAAAAGGATCTTCATCATAAGAAAAAGGAACTCGAACAATCCGAGAACGAGCTCAAAAAACAGATGAAAGACTGGAATCGGCTTCACCTAGATATGGATTTGATGCGAAAGAAAATGCGCTATGAAAAAACGATGCTGCTGCAAGAACAAATAGCGGAGAAGGAGCGTGAGTTGAAACAATTTAAAGATGAACTCAAAGCCAAGAATAAACTAGAAGAAATTGCAGCAGAGCAGCAGCGTATCGAAGCTGAAAAAAAGGAGGCTGAGCAGACCTCTAAAGACCTTTACAAACAAATACACAAAGTAGATCCGAACCAAAAATTGGCTATTGGCGATAGGGTTCAGTTTATACAAACCAATGCCATAGGAATTATCGAGAAGATGAATAAAAATAAAGTGACCGTCATTTTCGATAATATGAAGTCCACGATTTCTGCTACAGAATTGATTTTACTACCTCCCGAAGAAACCAGCAAAAAATCGAGTACTAAAAAAATAATTGCTCTCGACCGCTCCAGTTCTCGAGAACTCGATGTGCGTGGAAAGTTTGCCTATGAGGCTATAGCCGAGTTGGATGATTTTATTAATAGAGCCTTACTCAATAATTTTCATGAAATCAAAATCATTCATGGCAAAGGGAAACTGCGTACCGATATCCTCAAACAACTCCGCCAATATAAAAGTATTACTAAATGCCAATCTGCGCTGCCCGAGCATGGAGGTGAGGGGGTGACGTATGTTTATTTTTAG
- a CDS encoding T9SS type A sorting domain-containing protein, with product MKGFIIFLFLLLVTDLFSQGARNYTVMVSANVQKSPPQIRLSWGFQSGVTSYRIFRKLKLDASWGTAVTTLTGNDTVYTDNSVQLATSYEYLIEKNAGSYNAYGFINSGIEIPVTNTPKIVILLVDSVMRDSINSELTQWTLNAENEGWKVVRIDVSRGLKSDAVKDKVVLEYQKDPENTKSLFIVGHVAVPYSGFFKPTPPDAHTEHIVAWPADAYYADIDGMWSDDQVDDTTGAQKRNWNRPNDGVWDQTILGNNNTADIAVGRVDFFDMPAFTKSEATLLKDYLKKLNEYKVADYRAQRRALIDDNFGAFSGEAFSASGWGNFSTLIGRENILECTAGNGMDYLGTMDTASYLWSYGCGAGSYTSCSGVGTTVNFAARQPLSVFTMLFGSYFGDWDNRNNVLRAALAHGKILTNVWSGRPRWFFHHMALGGTIGESTILTQNNRNPGALYNGMNFMNGIHIALLGDPTLKLHYVKPPKNLFTILKDSAHVNLTWSVSGETVLGYNIYKRKLKDANFIKLNTAIVSSANYDDSCVSSPDTFVYQVRAVLLETTPSGSYYNESIGATDTFFNAADLKPVANFSVANADPNFTFTNSSLRSKSYQWTFSDTSLKFTTTNSSRSYKKNGDVWVLLTSSNQCSSDTQKVNIKVTKAVTAEISNINSSLIHIYPNPFKDNITIVSPYGGKLKLYSIDGKLQMDLDVKSSREIVNLAELAPGNYLLEFTDKSGVKDLLKLTRE from the coding sequence ATGAAAGGTTTTATCATTTTTTTATTTCTGTTATTGGTTACAGATTTATTTTCACAAGGCGCTAGAAACTATACCGTGATGGTATCTGCCAATGTTCAAAAATCTCCTCCTCAGATTAGACTCAGCTGGGGTTTTCAATCAGGAGTGACTTCGTATCGTATTTTTAGAAAACTTAAATTGGATGCTAGCTGGGGAACCGCTGTCACTACCCTGACAGGGAATGATACTGTCTATACAGATAATAGTGTGCAACTGGCTACCTCATACGAATACCTCATAGAAAAGAATGCAGGGTCTTATAATGCCTATGGTTTTATTAACTCAGGTATAGAAATACCCGTGACAAATACACCCAAGATAGTGATTCTATTGGTTGATAGTGTGATGCGTGATAGCATAAATTCAGAGCTGACACAATGGACCTTGAATGCAGAAAATGAAGGCTGGAAAGTCGTAAGAATTGATGTGTCTCGAGGTCTGAAGTCAGATGCCGTGAAGGATAAGGTGGTTCTTGAATATCAGAAAGACCCTGAAAATACTAAATCACTTTTTATAGTAGGTCATGTGGCTGTTCCTTACTCAGGTTTTTTCAAACCTACCCCTCCAGACGCGCATACTGAACATATCGTAGCATGGCCAGCAGATGCTTATTATGCAGATATTGATGGCATGTGGTCGGATGATCAGGTAGATGATACCACGGGAGCACAGAAGCGAAACTGGAATAGACCCAATGATGGTGTATGGGATCAGACCATACTGGGAAATAATAACACCGCCGATATCGCTGTAGGTCGAGTTGATTTTTTCGATATGCCAGCCTTTACAAAGTCGGAAGCGACATTACTTAAGGATTATTTGAAAAAACTAAATGAATATAAAGTCGCAGATTATAGAGCTCAGCGAAGAGCTTTGATTGATGATAATTTTGGTGCCTTTAGTGGTGAAGCCTTTTCAGCAAGCGGTTGGGGAAATTTCTCTACCCTCATAGGCCGAGAGAATATTCTCGAATGTACTGCTGGAAATGGTATGGATTATCTAGGTACAATGGACACAGCATCGTATCTATGGAGCTATGGCTGTGGCGCAGGTAGCTACACGAGTTGCTCTGGGGTGGGTACTACAGTGAATTTCGCAGCACGTCAACCCCTATCGGTATTCACTATGCTATTTGGTTCTTATTTTGGCGACTGGGACAATAGAAATAATGTACTTCGTGCAGCCTTAGCACATGGCAAAATTCTGACCAATGTTTGGAGCGGAAGACCGCGTTGGTTTTTCCACCACATGGCGCTGGGAGGCACTATAGGAGAATCAACTATCCTGACACAAAATAATCGAAATCCTGGTGCTTTGTACAATGGTATGAATTTCATGAATGGCATTCATATCGCCCTTTTAGGTGACCCTACACTCAAGCTGCATTATGTCAAACCACCTAAAAACTTATTTACCATCTTGAAAGATAGTGCTCATGTCAATCTTACGTGGTCAGTAAGTGGGGAAACGGTATTGGGATATAATATTTACAAGCGAAAATTAAAGGATGCCAATTTTATAAAACTAAATACCGCTATCGTTTCTTCGGCTAATTATGATGATTCTTGTGTGAGTTCACCGGATACTTTTGTATATCAAGTGCGAGCAGTGCTTCTAGAAACTACACCTAGTGGAAGCTATTATAATGAAAGTATAGGTGCTACAGATACGTTTTTCAATGCTGCTGATTTAAAGCCTGTAGCTAATTTCAGTGTGGCCAACGCTGATCCTAATTTTACATTCACCAACTCTAGTCTGCGAAGTAAAAGTTATCAATGGACTTTCAGCGATACCAGTTTAAAATTTACTACAACTAATAGTTCTAGAAGCTATAAGAAAAACGGTGATGTATGGGTCTTACTCACTAGCTCGAATCAATGTAGTTCTGATACTCAAAAGGTGAATATCAAGGTGACGAAGGCAGTTACTGCTGAGATTTCGAATATAAATTCTAGTTTGATTCATATTTATCCAAATCCATTCAAAGATAATATCACTATAGTTTCTCCTTATGGCGGCAAATTGAAACTGTATAGTATCGATGGAAAACTACAAATGGACTTAGATGTCAAATCATCAAGAGAAATTGTGAATCTAGCTGAACTTGCACCGGGAAATTATCTATTAGAATTTACAGATAAATCAGGAGTAAAGGATTTGCTGAAACTGACGAGGGAGTAA
- a CDS encoding DUF3667 domain-containing protein, translating to MARRRNKKTHCLNCNYSFNQSENYCPNCGQENHDLKIPFSHFVEEFLEGILHFDSKVWHTLKTLFFYPGKITNDFLDGKRVSFVPPIRLYVFFSFIFFLTLSLVFNHKDEDKKLTQIIAEEGKADKEEISKVFDSLEFKVNIEDSIGAKESQEIERKLRKIGSMTGGDINQLNQKVYKILSFALFFLLPVFALIMKLMYRSSHKFYYEHFIAAIHYHVIIFIILLIAIGFYAISLPSASYLILFFGALVYFINSLRAVYHQSWLRTTVKAVLIFWVYGIILLAVIVTIALVVGAKYFGF from the coding sequence ATGGCGCGCAGAAGAAATAAAAAAACGCATTGTCTCAACTGCAACTACAGTTTCAATCAGAGTGAGAATTACTGCCCAAACTGTGGTCAGGAAAATCACGATTTGAAAATTCCTTTTTCGCATTTTGTAGAAGAATTTTTAGAAGGCATACTCCATTTTGACAGCAAGGTATGGCATACATTGAAGACCTTATTCTTCTACCCAGGTAAAATAACCAATGATTTTCTAGACGGAAAACGGGTCAGTTTTGTGCCGCCTATTCGCTTGTACGTATTCTTTTCCTTTATCTTTTTTCTGACATTAAGCTTGGTTTTTAATCATAAAGATGAAGATAAAAAACTCACTCAGATCATAGCTGAAGAAGGAAAAGCAGACAAAGAAGAAATTAGCAAAGTTTTCGATTCACTAGAATTTAAAGTAAACATAGAAGATAGTATAGGAGCGAAAGAATCGCAAGAAATAGAAAGAAAATTGAGAAAAATTGGTTCTATGACAGGCGGGGATATCAATCAGCTCAATCAAAAAGTTTACAAAATCTTATCCTTTGCTTTGTTCTTCTTATTGCCTGTATTTGCGCTTATCATGAAATTGATGTATCGAAGTAGTCATAAATTTTACTACGAACATTTTATCGCCGCGATACATTATCATGTCATTATTTTCATTATACTGCTAATTGCTATTGGGTTCTATGCCATATCTCTCCCTAGCGCCTCCTACCTGATTCTATTCTTCGGAGCACTAGTCTATTTTATCAATAGTTTGAGAGCCGTCTATCACCAATCCTGGCTGAGAACTACGGTAAAAGCAGTATTAATATTCTGGGTATATGGAATTATACTCCTCGCAGTTATAGTCACTATAGCATTAGTAGTAGGAGCGAAGTATTTTGGGTTTTAA
- a CDS encoding transketolase has product MSSQVNSRKEISLEEFKKEILADYQLGWESRHFSTIGRKEVLTGKAKFGIFGAGKELAQIALSKYFQNGDYRTGYYRDQTIALASGNVTLNQLFAQLYAHADVNQDPMSAGRMMNAHYATRMLDENGEWKNLMEMKNMPADLSPTAAQSLKSLGLALASKLYRNNNDIQHLTTFSNKGNEVTFCTIGDASTSEGIFWESVNAACVMQVPLIFNVWDDGYGISVPQKYQTAKQSISQAMSGMQSDSQSIGMNIFTVKGWDYAALVSTYKKAVETTRKTHSPALVHVTEVTQPQGHSTSGSHERYKSAERMQWEQDFDCLVHFKNWILTNNISDEATLNEIEKLALEKVQKAKVEAYEAYIADIQSLKDEVKPFIELLKASSSQTAAIEEQIKIIESKTTIYKREILKAVHTILTLAEKESLSAYENLKSWYYDVVRAEEKVYGSHLHSQSKYNALNIKEVRADYNNAIEKSGHEIINHYFDQLFAAHPEMVAFGEDVGQIGDVNQGFAGLQEKYGEIRIFDAGIREATIIGQGQGLSMRGLRPIAEIQYLDYLLYGLMPLSDDVATLQYRTCGGQKSPLIVRTRGHRLEGIWHSGSPMGMILHSLRGMYVCVPRNLTQAAGMYQTLLQSDEPALVIEPLNGYRYKELMPNNLGEFSLPLGKVEVLNEGTDITMVSYGSTIRICQDAIEKLKNRGISVELIDVQTLLPFDLTHDIVASLKNTNRLVIVDEDVPGGASAFMLQEILENQKGYQYLDSAPKTITAKPNRPAYGTDGDYFSKPNAEEIYDAVLAMMKEVKPNL; this is encoded by the coding sequence ATGAGTTCACAGGTTAATAGTAGAAAAGAAATCTCCCTAGAGGAGTTTAAAAAAGAAATATTGGCTGACTACCAGCTAGGCTGGGAAAGTCGTCATTTCAGCACCATAGGTAGAAAAGAGGTGCTGACTGGTAAAGCCAAATTCGGTATATTCGGAGCTGGCAAGGAATTAGCCCAAATAGCATTATCCAAGTATTTTCAAAATGGCGACTATCGTACAGGTTATTATCGTGATCAAACCATAGCCTTAGCCTCTGGAAATGTGACCCTTAATCAACTTTTCGCTCAGCTCTATGCACATGCCGACGTAAATCAAGACCCAATGTCTGCTGGTAGAATGATGAATGCACACTATGCTACTCGAATGCTAGACGAAAACGGTGAGTGGAAAAATCTGATGGAAATGAAGAATATGCCTGCTGACCTCTCCCCTACAGCAGCACAATCATTAAAATCACTAGGGCTAGCCCTAGCATCTAAGTTGTATAGAAATAATAACGATATCCAACACCTCACTACATTTTCAAATAAAGGCAATGAGGTCACTTTTTGTACCATAGGCGATGCCTCTACGAGTGAAGGTATTTTTTGGGAATCGGTCAATGCCGCCTGTGTCATGCAGGTTCCATTGATATTTAATGTATGGGATGACGGCTATGGTATCTCCGTGCCTCAAAAATATCAAACCGCTAAACAGTCGATATCACAAGCTATGAGTGGTATGCAGTCCGATAGCCAATCCATAGGAATGAATATTTTCACCGTAAAAGGATGGGATTATGCCGCCTTGGTATCGACCTATAAAAAAGCGGTGGAGACCACACGTAAAACGCATTCACCAGCTTTGGTACATGTCACCGAGGTCACTCAACCTCAAGGTCACTCAACTTCGGGTTCTCATGAGCGCTACAAAAGTGCAGAACGTATGCAATGGGAGCAGGATTTTGATTGTTTGGTTCATTTTAAAAATTGGATTCTAACTAATAATATTTCGGATGAAGCTACTCTCAATGAGATAGAGAAATTAGCTCTAGAAAAAGTACAAAAAGCAAAAGTAGAAGCCTACGAGGCCTATATCGCAGATATACAAAGTTTAAAGGACGAGGTAAAACCTTTTATAGAATTATTGAAAGCTAGCTCTAGTCAAACTGCTGCTATTGAGGAGCAAATTAAAATTATCGAGTCCAAAACGACAATATATAAGCGTGAGATATTAAAGGCTGTGCACACTATTCTGACTTTGGCAGAAAAAGAATCGCTTTCTGCTTACGAAAATTTAAAGTCATGGTATTATGACGTCGTGCGCGCAGAGGAAAAAGTTTACGGCTCTCATCTTCATAGTCAGAGTAAATATAATGCTTTAAATATAAAAGAAGTTCGTGCAGATTATAATAATGCGATTGAAAAATCAGGACATGAAATTATCAATCATTATTTCGACCAACTCTTTGCTGCTCACCCTGAAATGGTAGCTTTTGGTGAGGATGTAGGGCAAATTGGTGACGTAAATCAAGGCTTCGCAGGATTACAAGAAAAATATGGCGAAATACGCATCTTCGACGCTGGTATTCGAGAGGCAACCATTATAGGACAAGGTCAAGGCTTGAGTATGCGAGGCTTGCGGCCTATAGCCGAAATACAATATTTAGATTATCTTCTCTATGGCTTAATGCCACTGAGCGACGATGTAGCTACGCTGCAATACCGAACCTGTGGCGGACAGAAGTCTCCACTTATTGTTCGCACTCGTGGACATCGATTAGAAGGAATATGGCATTCGGGAAGTCCTATGGGTATGATTCTTCATTCCCTTCGTGGTATGTATGTATGTGTACCTAGAAATCTTACCCAAGCGGCAGGTATGTATCAAACCCTGTTACAAAGTGATGAACCAGCCTTAGTCATAGAACCTCTCAATGGTTACCGATACAAAGAACTCATGCCTAATAATCTGGGAGAATTCTCCCTACCACTCGGAAAAGTTGAGGTCTTGAATGAAGGCACTGATATCACTATGGTAAGCTATGGGTCTACGATTCGCATCTGTCAGGATGCTATCGAAAAATTAAAAAATCGTGGCATTTCGGTTGAATTAATCGATGTCCAAACACTCTTACCATTTGATTTGACCCATGACATCGTAGCATCACTTAAAAATACGAATAGACTCGTAATTGTGGATGAAGATGTACCGGGAGGAGCTTCCGCATTTATGCTTCAGGAGATTTTAGAAAATCAAAAAGGCTATCAATATTTAGATTCTGCTCCTAAAACCATCACAGCCAAACCGAATAGACCAGCCTATGGCACGGATGGTGACTATTTTTCCAAACCTAATGCGGAGGAAATCTATGATGCCGTGCTAGCTATGATGAAAGAGGTAAAACCTAATCTGTAA
- the guaA gene encoding glutamine-hydrolyzing GMP synthase, with protein sequence MTEKLLILDFGSQYTQLIARRVRELNVYCEIIPFHKEIDWNDQTIKGVILSGSPFSSLDENCPQIDIEGITNHVPVLAVCYSAQYTIKNHGGTVSKSKVREYGRAKVIFDHSHTMFRNVEDHTEVWMSHSDSIVDVGANFHTITKTENGIVAAFASNKGLFINELIGVQFHPEVTHTQCGKEVIERFVKDACHCHAEWTTQSFIHTQEIELREKIGKDYVILGLSGGVDSSVAAYLLHRAIGKQLICIFIDNGLLRKNEFEDVLHSYKESGLNIIGVNASEKFYTAMKGLTEPEAKRKAIGRVFIEVFEEEAKKIDNAQYLAQGTIYPDVIESLSVNGPSATIKSHHNVGGLPEKLGLKIVEPLRLLFKDEVRRVGKDLGVPPHILNRHPFPGPGLGIRIIGEVNAKNVKLLQEADAILTRNLHESGWYEKIWQSGVILLPVHSVGVMGDERTYEQVVAIRCVHSLDGMTADWVHLPYEILAKISNEIINHVKGINRVVYDISSKPPATIEWE encoded by the coding sequence ATGACAGAAAAATTACTGATTTTAGATTTTGGTTCGCAATATACACAATTGATAGCCAGAAGAGTGCGAGAACTAAATGTCTATTGTGAGATTATCCCTTTTCACAAGGAGATTGATTGGAATGATCAAACCATTAAAGGTGTTATTCTCTCTGGCAGCCCGTTTTCATCATTAGATGAGAATTGTCCACAGATTGATATCGAAGGAATCACGAATCATGTTCCCGTTTTAGCGGTTTGCTACTCAGCGCAGTATACTATCAAAAATCATGGTGGAACAGTTTCTAAAAGTAAGGTTAGAGAATACGGGCGAGCTAAAGTCATTTTCGATCACAGCCACACCATGTTTAGAAACGTCGAAGACCATACTGAGGTTTGGATGAGTCATAGTGATAGTATTGTAGATGTTGGTGCTAATTTCCATACCATTACCAAGACAGAAAACGGAATCGTAGCTGCTTTTGCATCTAATAAGGGTCTATTTATAAATGAGTTAATTGGGGTTCAATTTCACCCAGAGGTGACACATACACAGTGTGGAAAGGAAGTTATCGAGCGTTTTGTGAAGGATGCCTGTCATTGTCATGCAGAATGGACGACACAGTCATTTATTCATACTCAGGAAATAGAGCTTAGAGAAAAAATTGGTAAGGATTATGTTATACTAGGCTTGAGTGGTGGAGTAGACTCTTCTGTGGCTGCATATTTGCTTCATCGCGCTATAGGCAAACAGTTGATTTGTATTTTCATAGACAATGGACTACTGCGGAAGAATGAGTTTGAGGATGTATTGCACTCTTATAAAGAAAGTGGTTTGAATATAATTGGCGTCAATGCTTCCGAAAAGTTTTACACTGCAATGAAAGGGCTCACTGAACCAGAGGCCAAGCGCAAGGCTATTGGACGTGTATTTATAGAGGTATTTGAAGAAGAGGCTAAGAAAATAGACAATGCACAATACCTAGCTCAGGGAACCATTTATCCAGACGTGATAGAGTCATTATCCGTCAATGGACCTAGTGCTACTATTAAATCGCATCATAATGTAGGCGGATTGCCAGAGAAATTAGGATTGAAAATTGTAGAGCCACTCAGATTACTGTTTAAAGATGAGGTTCGCAGAGTGGGTAAGGACTTGGGAGTTCCGCCTCATATCTTGAATAGACATCCATTCCCCGGTCCAGGTTTAGGTATCAGAATCATAGGTGAGGTCAATGCTAAGAATGTAAAATTACTGCAGGAAGCTGATGCCATACTCACCAGAAATCTGCATGAAAGTGGCTGGTATGAAAAAATATGGCAGAGCGGAGTTATCCTACTACCGGTGCATAGTGTAGGCGTAATGGGAGATGAGAGAACCTATGAACAAGTGGTCGCTATTCGCTGTGTGCATTCACTCGATGGTATGACGGCAGATTGGGTACATTTGCCCTATGAAATTTTAGCTAAAATCTCCAATGAAATTATAAATCATGTCAAAGGAATCAATCGTGTGGTGTATGATATCAGTTCTAAACCACCAGCTACCATAGAATGGGAATAA
- the scpB gene encoding SMC-Scp complex subunit ScpB gives MSIALKPIIQAILFSSPNPIKEEEICSIIRKEHPEIEDVTILESLKELQYEYQMDKYGIEIQHSGSGYSFVSKSAFYPYIVNYIETIQKRRLSKSALETLSIIAFQPDCTKLDIETIRGVSSDYAIDRLMERELVEISGRKDSPGHPATYRTTEKFLDYFGIHSIEDLPKLTEIQVKDNELGVSPEESNAE, from the coding sequence ATGAGTATAGCCTTAAAACCTATTATACAAGCCATTTTATTTTCCTCTCCCAATCCTATCAAAGAGGAAGAGATATGTAGTATTATAAGGAAGGAACACCCAGAGATAGAAGATGTCACTATTTTAGAATCACTCAAAGAGCTTCAGTACGAGTATCAAATGGATAAATATGGAATAGAGATTCAGCACTCAGGATCTGGTTATTCCTTTGTATCTAAATCTGCATTCTATCCATATATCGTTAATTATATCGAAACTATTCAAAAGCGGAGGCTTTCAAAGTCTGCGTTAGAGACACTTTCCATTATAGCCTTTCAGCCAGATTGTACCAAATTGGATATAGAAACCATACGTGGAGTATCTTCAGATTATGCTATAGATAGACTCATGGAAAGAGAACTGGTAGAAATCTCGGGTAGAAAAGATAGTCCAGGTCACCCAGCGACCTATCGTACGACGGAAAAATTTTTGGATTATTTTGGGATTCATTCTATAGAGGATTTACCTAAGCTAACTGAAATTCAAGTGAAGGACAACGAACTGGGAGTTTCTCCTGAAGAATCTAATGCCGAATAG